One Vulpes lagopus strain Blue_001 chromosome 17, ASM1834538v1, whole genome shotgun sequence DNA segment encodes these proteins:
- the EIF4A2 gene encoding eukaryotic initiation factor 4A-II isoform X2 has product MSGGSADYSREHGGPEGMDPDGVIESNWNEIVDNFDDMNLKESLLRGIYAYGFEKPSAIQQRAIIPCIKGYDVIAQAQSGTGKTATFAISILQQLEIEFKETQALVLAPTRELAQQIQKVILALGDYMGATCHACIGGTNVRNEMQKLQAEAPHIVVGTPGRVFDMLNRRYLSPKWIKMFVLDEADEMLSRGFKDQIYEIFQKLNTSIQVVLLSATMPTDVLEVTKKFMRDPIRILVKKEELTLEGIKQFYINVEREEWKLDTLCDLYETLTITQAVIFLNTRRKVDWLTEKMHARDFTVSALHGDMDQKERDVIMREFRSGSSRVLITTDLLARGIDVQQVSLVINYDLPTNRENYIHRSR; this is encoded by the exons ATGTCTGGTGGCTCCGCGGACTATAGCAG AGAACATGGAGGCCCAGAGGGAATGGACCCCGATGGTGTCATCGAG AGCAACTGGAATGAGATTGTTGATAACTTTGACGATATGAATTTAAAGGAGTCTCTTCTTCGGGGCATCTATGCTTACGGTTTTGAGAAGCCTTCAGCTATTCAACAGAGAGCTATTATTCCTTGTATTAAAG GGTATGATGTGATTGCTCAAGCTCAGTCAGGTACTGGCAAGACAGCCACATTTGCTATTTCCATCCTGCAACAGTTGGAGATTGAGTTCAAGGAGACCCAAGCACTAGTATTGGCCCCCACCAGAGAACTGGCTCAACAG ATCCAAAAGGTAATTCTGGCACTTGGAGACTATATGGGAGCAACTTGTCATGCCTGCATTGGTGGAACCAATGTTCGGAATGAAATGCAAAAACTGCAGGCTGAAGCACCACACATTGTTGTTGGTACACCAGGGAGAGTATTTGATATGTTAAACAGAAGATATCTTT CTCCAAAATGGATCAAAATGTTTGTTTTGGATGAAGCAGATGAAATGTTGAGCCGAGGGTTTAAGGATCAAATCTATGagattttccaaaaattaaatacGAGTATTCAG GTTGTGTTGCTTTCTGCCACAATGCCAACTGATGTGTTGGAAGTGACCAAaaaattcatgagagatccaATTCGAATTCTGGTGAAGAAGGAAGAATTGACCCTTGAAGGAATCAAACAGTTTTATATTAATGTTGAAAGAGAG GAATGGAAGTTGGATACTCTTTGTGACTTGTACGAGACACTGACGATTACTCAGGCTGTTATTTTTCTCAATACAAGGCGCAAGGTGGACTGGCTCACTGAGAAAATGCATGCCAGGGACTTCACAGTTTCTGCCCTG CATGGTGACATGGACCAGAAGGAAAGAGATGTTATCATGAGGGAATTCCGATCAGGGTCAAGCCGTGTTTTGATCACTACTGACTTGTTG GCTCGTGGGATTGATGTGCAACAAGTGTCATTGGTTATAAACTATGATCTACCTACCAATCGTGAAAACTATATTCACAG gagTCGATAG
- the EIF4A2 gene encoding eukaryotic initiation factor 4A-II isoform X1, translating into MSGGSADYSREHGGPEGMDPDGVIESNWNEIVDNFDDMNLKESLLRGIYAYGFEKPSAIQQRAIIPCIKGYDVIAQAQSGTGKTATFAISILQQLEIEFKETQALVLAPTRELAQQIQKVILALGDYMGATCHACIGGTNVRNEMQKLQAEAPHIVVGTPGRVFDMLNRRYLSPKWIKMFVLDEADEMLSRGFKDQIYEIFQKLNTSIQVVLLSATMPTDVLEVTKKFMRDPIRILVKKEELTLEGIKQFYINVEREEWKLDTLCDLYETLTITQAVIFLNTRRKVDWLTEKMHARDFTVSALHGDMDQKERDVIMREFRSGSSRVLITTDLLARGIDVQQVSLVINYDLPTNRENYIHRIGRGGRFGRKGVAINFVTEEDKRILRDIETFYNTTVEEMPMNVADLI; encoded by the exons ATGTCTGGTGGCTCCGCGGACTATAGCAG AGAACATGGAGGCCCAGAGGGAATGGACCCCGATGGTGTCATCGAG AGCAACTGGAATGAGATTGTTGATAACTTTGACGATATGAATTTAAAGGAGTCTCTTCTTCGGGGCATCTATGCTTACGGTTTTGAGAAGCCTTCAGCTATTCAACAGAGAGCTATTATTCCTTGTATTAAAG GGTATGATGTGATTGCTCAAGCTCAGTCAGGTACTGGCAAGACAGCCACATTTGCTATTTCCATCCTGCAACAGTTGGAGATTGAGTTCAAGGAGACCCAAGCACTAGTATTGGCCCCCACCAGAGAACTGGCTCAACAG ATCCAAAAGGTAATTCTGGCACTTGGAGACTATATGGGAGCAACTTGTCATGCCTGCATTGGTGGAACCAATGTTCGGAATGAAATGCAAAAACTGCAGGCTGAAGCACCACACATTGTTGTTGGTACACCAGGGAGAGTATTTGATATGTTAAACAGAAGATATCTTT CTCCAAAATGGATCAAAATGTTTGTTTTGGATGAAGCAGATGAAATGTTGAGCCGAGGGTTTAAGGATCAAATCTATGagattttccaaaaattaaatacGAGTATTCAG GTTGTGTTGCTTTCTGCCACAATGCCAACTGATGTGTTGGAAGTGACCAAaaaattcatgagagatccaATTCGAATTCTGGTGAAGAAGGAAGAATTGACCCTTGAAGGAATCAAACAGTTTTATATTAATGTTGAAAGAGAG GAATGGAAGTTGGATACTCTTTGTGACTTGTACGAGACACTGACGATTACTCAGGCTGTTATTTTTCTCAATACAAGGCGCAAGGTGGACTGGCTCACTGAGAAAATGCATGCCAGGGACTTCACAGTTTCTGCCCTG CATGGTGACATGGACCAGAAGGAAAGAGATGTTATCATGAGGGAATTCCGATCAGGGTCAAGCCGTGTTTTGATCACTACTGACTTGTTG GCTCGTGGGATTGATGTGCAACAAGTGTCATTGGTTATAAACTATGATCTACCTACCAATCGTGAAAACTATATTCACAG AATTGGCAGAGGGGGTCGATTTGGGAGGAAAGGTGTGGCTATAAACTTTGTTACTGAAGAAGACAAGAGGATTCTTCGTGACATTGAGACTTTCTACAATACTACAGTGGAGGAAATGCCAATGAATGTGGCTGACCTTATTTAA